A genomic region of Cryptococcus gattii WM276 chromosome F, complete sequence contains the following coding sequences:
- a CDS encoding Hypothetical Protein (Similar to TIGR gene model, INSD accession AAW44265.1), with product MDGHVENIDWEMGMVDDPLEKATNLESTFYSEGYDSGHAHGRLHGLFEGRELGKEKAWELWEEVGYYEGWAEMWIKLLGTKVTSTTQTGSRKGKEARALGHAQTLLELIKTFPITNPTPSDESDPVTTSLAIDEDTSSPSSAPATDLASLLSLIRARYRLLCASLSVRPRLTSAVIAGANPGSGAAAAASSGIVGDEQFAAGVVQGIEGPMKGVDTRQLRF from the exons ATGGACGGTCATGTCGAGAATATCGACTGGGAAATGGGTATGGTGGACGACCCTTTAGAAAAGGCTACCAATCTCGAGTCAAC ATTCTACTCTGAAGGCTATGACTCTGGACATGCCCATGGTCGCCTGCACGGTCTTTTTGAAGGTCGTGAATTAGGGAAGGAAAAGGCCTGGGAGCTGTGGGAGGAAGTAGGGTATTATGAAGGCTGGGCAGAGATGTGGATTAAGCTTTTGGGTACAAAAGTGACCTCAACTACCCAGACTGGTAGCcggaaaggaaaagaagcTAG GGCATTGGGACATGCGCAGACTTTGCTAGAGCTGATAAAGACATTCCCCATTACTAATCCGACGCCCTCCGACGAGTCTGATCCTGTTACTACATCCCTTGCTATCGATGAAGACACTTCTTCCCCGTCCTCCGCGCCTGCAACCGACTTGGCGTCCCTCCTGTCCCTCATTCGGGCGCGATACCGTCTCCTCTGTGCTTCACTTTCTGTTCGACCTCGCCTCACTAGCGCGGTGATTGCAGGGGCCAATCCCGGCTCTGGTGCTGCAGCTGCTGCGTCGTCGGGCATCGTGGGTGACGAGCAATTCGCGGCAGGGGTTGTGCAGGGTATTGAGGGTCCGATGAAAGGTGTGGATACCAGGCAATTGAGGTTTTGA
- a CDS encoding Hypothetical Protein (Similar to TIGR gene model, INSD accession AAW44263.1) yields the protein MVAGEMLCEGRMIAWRGHYGLSTSQDQAIGVQELFAGIENTHSTEEKPFGRELKLRFLRFITYLNLENYSQAKFDENAVIMIIKALQELRDMGIEPFPNLVSVELSASPLSPPRAPELQREFDLTLVSLCRPKQVIVKSGYGFLELRSENVPYCDLTFAGGHLPIEVLHQPFSFHIIPMVCYGTRNRVNPPRTVTDSVEKSAEYVLRVLHQVHPELNDVERNYYPEDQLEKRDKTTWTFSWELSRMNGLPWAHHDVSKVRDAVLKELPKMRDRICFLPRKSLQSDWAQIINCGQ from the exons ATGGTGGCAGGAGAAATGCTGTGCGAAGGTCGCATGATTGCTTGGAGGGGCCATTATGGACTTTCAACCTCTCAAGATCAAGCGATTGGCGTCCAAGAATTATTCGCTGGTATTGAGAACACGCATTCCACGGAGGAAAAACCTTTTGGCAGGGAGCTAAAGCTTCGGTTCTTGCGGTTCATCACCTATTTAAACCTTGAGAATTATTCCCAAGCTAAGTT CGATGAGAATGCCGTCATAATGATTATAAAGGCTCTTCAAGAACTTCGAGACATGGGCATTGAGCCATTTCCCAACCTTGTTTCCGTTGAACTGAGTGCATCCCCTCTCAGCCCTCCTAGAGCTCCCGAGTTACAGAGGGAATTTGATCTCACACTGGTTTCCCTGTGTCGACCCAAACAAGTCATTGTCAAAAGCGGTTACGGGTTTTTAGAACTGCGAAGCGAAAATGTTCCATACTGCGACTTGACGTTTGCAGGAGGACATCTCCCAATAGAAGTACTGCACCAACCCTTTTCCTTTCACATTATCCCAATGGTGTGCTACGGTACTCGTAACAGAGTCAATCCTCCTCGCACAGTGACCGACTCAGTCGAGAAATCTGCGGAGTATGTTTTGCGGGTTCTGCATCAGGTCCATCCCGAATTGAATGACGTCGAACGAAATTATTACCCAGAAGATCAACTGGAAAAGAGAGACAAGACCACATGGACCTTTTCATGGGAGCTTTCCAGAATGAATGGTCTACCATGGGCGCACCATGACGTATCAAAAGTGCGTGATGCGGTTCTGAAGGAACTACCGAAAATGCGCGACAGAATTTGTTTTTTACCTCGCAAGTCCCTCCAAAGTGACTGGGCCCAGATTATAAATTGTGGACAATAG
- a CDS encoding Multidrug resistance protein fnx1, putative (Similar to TIGR gene model, INSD accession AAW44279.1), which produces MSAIVITTASYPSERTALLRSHSYSSSDSGRSDISTDSPNQPVRSAPLKDSISLSRFVIVCIGVWSANFVFAFQSTAIPTLAPEIGSWFEHGELSAYLGSMFTLANTAVIPLYGVFMETLGRKFAMVTACLFFGAGTIMCASAGNMYTLIGARTFAGLGGGGLLTVSSVIVTDLVPLRDRGYYQGLMMMIFGSGSMLGGPVAGWLTDRFGWHWSFWIQLPVIVFCGVIVSVFLPAPHIPPTHRSLLSGLASLDWLGTALLIGSVTTLIFGFSFHTSYLEPWSSPTVWGMLLASVLSAAAFVLVEMKVKRPLVPLRVFKSNHISAVMLSGFFLSVSNQAFMYQIPVYFAVIVNTSTAQAGLIMSLCGGLGLALGSLIAGQYIRSGYPWRWLGPISLVPPVVGALIAATWKPMLPWWSYYMTVFPCILGYSTFLCVQLIALVSSVDSKLMPKATALLYTTRSLGATLGVSVGGSIQLGALASQLKILFEGLEARDQIINSILHSKAAIRLLAPRLQSLALSAYARSLSTVWLFSAGIAVLTVVSSLFIEAKEVHKEERRVIKGTGGGISEGGPFAEGIGPATIEGERQ; this is translated from the exons ATGTCGGCTATAGTCATAACAACCGCATCATACCCGTCTGAGAGGACcgctcttcttcgctcTCACTCCTACTCCTCGTCAGACTCCGGTCGCTCTGATATCTCCACGGACAGCCCGAATCAACCTGTTCGGTCAGCACCATTGAAAGATTCCATATCTTTAAGTCGTTTTGTTATTGTCTGTATCGGTGTATGGTCGGCCAACTTTGTTTTTGCCTTTCAAAGTACCGCAATACCTACCCTGGCACCAGAAATTGGAAGCTGGTTCGAGCATGGCGAGTTATCAGCGTACCTGGGAAGTATGTTCACACTCGCAAATACAGCAG TGATCCCTCTTTACGGAGTCTTCATGGAAACTCTAGGCCGTAAATTCGCTATGGTCACAGCCTGTCTTTTTTTCGGCGCTGGTACTATCATGTGTGCCTCGGCGGGAAACATGTACACGCTCATTGGCGCTCGTACCTTCGCAGGG TTGGGAGGCGGAGGACTTTTGACGGTCTCTAGCGTAATCGTTACGGACCTGGTACCGCTGCGAGATAGAGGGTACTATCAAG GTCTTATGATGATGATCTTTGGATCTGGCAGCATGCTAGGAGGACCTGTGGCTGGGTGGTTGACTGATAGGTTTGGTTGGCATTGGTCCTTTTGGATTCAA CTGCCTGTTATTGTGTTTTGTGGGGTGATTGTTTCGGTCTTCCTACCAGCGCCTCACATTCCTCCAACACACAgatctcttctttctgGTTTAGCATCCCTTGACTGGCTGGGTACGGCCCTCCTTATTGGCTCGGTCACAACCCTTATCTTCGGCTTTTCTTTCCACACATCATATCTTGAGCCTTGGTCTTCCCCGACTGTATGGGGAATGTTACTAGCTAGTGTCTTGAGTGCGGCAGCTTTTGTACTGGTCGAGATGAAGGTGAAGCGTCCGCTTGTACCTCTTAGAGTCTTCAAGTCAAACCACATCTCAGCAGTGATGTTGAGCGGATTTTTCCTATCTGTGTCCAACCAAGCATTT ATGTATCAAAT CCCTGTATACTTTGCGGTTATAGTTAACACCTCAACAGCCCAAGCCGGCCTCATTATGTCCCTCTGTGGTGGGTTGGGCCTGGCTCTAGGCTCACTAATCGCTGGACA ATATATCCGAAGCGGGTATCCTTGGAGATGGTTGGGACCAATCTCCCTTGTACCTCCTGTTGTGGGGGCATTAATAGCAGCCACGTGGAAGCCAATGCTTCCTTGGTGGTCCTATTACATGACCGTTTTCCCTTGCATTTTGGGGTATTCGACGTTCCTCTGTGTACAGTTAA TCGCTTTGGTCTCCAGCGTAGATAGCAAACTTATG CCGAAAGCTACCGCTCTATTATACACCACCCGTAGCTTGGGCGCTACACTTGGAGTCAGTGTGGGTGGATCTATCCAACTTGGAGCACTGGCTTCGCAGCTCAAGATACTATTTGAAGGTTTGGAAGCTCGTGATCAG ATCATAAACTCTATTCTCCATTCAAAAGCAGCTATCCGACTTCTTGCCCCAAGGCTACAATCATTAGCGCTCTCTGCTTACGCCCGGTCACTTTCGACTGTTTGGCTTTTCAGCGCGGGTATTGCTGTATTGACTGTCGTGTCCTCCTTATTCATTGAAGCCAAAGAAGTTCACAAAGAAGAGCGACGAGTGATCAAAGGAACGGGAGGAGGTATTAGCGAGGGCGGCCCATTCGCAGAAGGAATTGGTCCAGCTACAATAGAAGGGGAAAGACAGTAA